In the Anser cygnoides isolate HZ-2024a breed goose chromosome 27, Taihu_goose_T2T_genome, whole genome shotgun sequence genome, one interval contains:
- the LOC125184491 gene encoding zinc finger protein RFP-like: protein MAAGGEAAAELREEATCAICLDLFRSPVMLDCGHNFCRACIGLCWARAAEAPSCPQCRRALPGRSLRPNRQLGNIAAGLRRLGRPAAPRQEQNQSELESLRRERGKLEEQQEKERWVCQGYLDKVKAERQKIASEFKQLQQYLEEQECLLMARLGELERQIETRVKENADKLSKRIFHLDGLIREKEESQLSGCEFPQDTGNILSRCEKGKFQQKEWVSHDLEKAPGVCSEKPPELEETARKLQDASTSALGEEVEESQGLYTKVNVTLDPDTAQSWLILSEDRKSVMQGATQQHRPDNPERFDPWPCVLGCEGFDSGRPCWEVEVGCGSCWAVGVALESVRRKGPIDVNPVGGIWAVGRYKEKFQALTSPTPTPFLPSMIPRRVRVCVNHAEGRVTFVNADNEAAIFTFLQATFSGKRIYPWLWVGKGFQLKL from the exons atGGCTGCcggcggcgaggcggcggcggagctcCGGGAGGAGGCGACCTGCGCCATCTGCTTGGATCTGTTCCGCAGCCCGGTGATGTTGGACTGCGGGCACAACTTCTGCCGGGCCTGCATCGGCCTGTGCTGGGCGCGGGCGGCCGaggccccctcctgcccccagtgCCGGCGGGCTCTGCCCGGCCGGAGCCTGCGGCCCAACCGGCAGCTGGGCAACATCGCGGCCGGGCTGAGGCGGCTCGGCCGGCCCGCGGCGCCCCgccag GAGCAAAACCAGTCTGAGCTAGAGAGTctcaggagagagagaggaaagctgGAGGAACAGCAAGAGAAGGAGCGATGGGTCTGCCAGGGCTATCTG GACAAAGTaaaagcagagaggcagaagaTTGCATCTGAATTCAAGCAGCTGCAGCAATACCTGGAGGAACAAGAGTGCCTGCTGATGGCTCGGTTGGGAGAGCTGGAGAGGCAGATTGAAACGAGAGTGAAGGAAAATGCTGATAAATTGTCCAAGAGGATTTTTCATCTGGATGGCCTGATCAGGGAGAAGGAGGAGTCTCAGCTCTCAGGATGCGAGTTCCCACAG GATACTGGCAACATTCTGAGCAG GTGCGAGAAGGGAAAATTCCAGCAAAAGGAGTGGGTGAGCCACGATCTGGAAAAGGCACCTGGTGTCTGCTCAGAAAAACCTCCTGAGCTAGAAGAGACGGCAAGAAAACTCCAAG ATGCTTCAACGTCTGCTCTGGGGGAGGAAGTGGAAGAGTCACAGGGACTGTACACAAAAG TGAACGTGACTCTGGATCCAGACACTGCTCAGTCGTGGCTCATCTTATCAGAAGATCGGAAGAGTGTGATGCAGGGAGCCACACAGCAACACCGGCCTGACAACCCGGAGCGGTTTGACCCATGGCCATGCGTGCTGGGCTGCGAGGGATTTGATTCAGGGCGACCGTGCTGGGAGGTGGAGGTGGGCTGTGGGtcctgctgggctgtgggggtGGCTCTGGAGTctgtgaggaggaagggacCGATTGACGTGAACCCCGTGGGGGGGATCTGGGCAGTGGGGCGGTACAAGGAGAAGTTCCAGGCTCTCACTTCCCCCACTCCCAcccctttcctccccagcaTGATCCCCCGCAGGGTGCGGGTCTGTGTGAACCATGCGGAGGGGCGGGTGACATTTGTCAATGCAGACAACGAGGCTGCAATTTTCACTTTCCTGCAAGCCACGTTTTCAGGAAAGCGAATCTACCCCTGGCTCTGGGTGGGGAAGGGGTTCCAGCTCAAACTGTGA
- the LOC106045670 gene encoding butyrophilin subfamily 1 member A1-like isoform X2 → MHFLSFFHYFVTCVTMLLIHKPEADGFAVPASSHPVLAAVGGAAVLPCCLHLGASARPSEVSWLRMPRSSLVHHYCEQKGQDKEQTPEYRGRTELLMHRIRQGCMDLRLSAVRPSDEGQYTCVVRSGISDKEARLELKVTAMGSAPHISMENIQGGIRIVCRSSGWYPEPQVLWRDSSHQHIPSETENRSRDARGLFEAQSTLLVMGSTPKDLSCVVRNTYLNEEKETAFQMSDFLQGAYPGVVVPGVILTVFGVIGFIAYLLKIKANLTLDPDTAHPWLLLSKDGKGVRWGAEWQKRPEGPERFDTWCCVLGYEGFTSGQHTWEVTVDSAKSWGVGLARASLQRKGRIPLSPQEGLWAVVKLDKVFRALTSPECTPLPLTCIPRRIRISLDYEKGQVAFSNADTDVPIFTFLPASFKGERIHLWLWVWDKKSWLRLSP, encoded by the exons ATGCATTTTCTTTCGTTTTTCCATTACTTTGTTACGTGCGTCACGATGCTCCTCATTCACAAGCCAGAGGCAG ATGGGTTTGCAGTGCCAGCATCCAGTCACCCTGTCCTTGCTGCTGTGGGgggggctgctgtgctgccctgctgccttcaCCTGGGGGCGAGCGCTCGGCCCTCAGAGGTGAGCTGGCTCCGGATGCCGCGCTCGTCACTTGTGCATCACTACTGCGAGCAGAAGGGCCAGGACAAGGAGCAGACTCCAGAGTACCGAGGCAGGACAGAACTGCTGATGCACCGCATCCGCCAGGGCTGCATGGATTTGAGGCTTTCTGCTGTCCGACCCTCCGATGAGGGGCAGTACACCTGCGTGGTTCGTAGTGGCATCAGCGACAAAGAAGCTCGGCTGGAACTGAAGGTGACAG CCATGGGGTCTGCTCCTCATATCTCCATGGAGAATATCCAAGGAGGCATCAGAATTGTGTGTCGATCATCAGGTTGGTACCCAGAGCCCCAGGTCCTGTGGAGAGATTCCAGCCATCAGCACATACCTTCAGAGACTGAAAACCGATCCCGGGACGCAAGGGGCCTTTTTGAAGCACAGAGCACCCTCCTTGTCATGGGAAGTACTCCAAAGGACTTGTCCTGTGTGGTGAGGAACACGTACCTCAACGAAGAAAAGGAAACTGCTTTTCAAATGTCAG ACTTTTTACAAGGAGCCTATCCAGGCGTGGTTGTTCCAGGTGTGATCCTGACAGTGTTTGGTGTCATTGGCTTCATTGCTTATCTGTTGAAGATCAAAG CAAACCTGACTCTGGATCCAGACACAGCTCACCCCTGGCTGCTCCTCTCAAAGGATGGTAAAGGCGTGAGATGGGGAGCAGAGTGGCAAAAGCGGCCTGAAGGACCTGAGAGGTTTGATACATGGTGTTGTGTGCTGGGCTACGAGGGCTTCACTTCTGGGCAGCACACCTGGGAGGTCACCGTGGACAGTGCAAAGAGCTGGGGCGTGGGACTTGCCAGGGCCTCTCTGCAGAGGAAGGGACGGATCCCACTCAGCCCCCAGGAGGGGCTCTGGGCTGTGGTGAAGCTGGACAAAGTTTTTCGGGCTCTGACGTCCCCTGAATGCACCCCACTGCCACTGACCTGCATCCCAAGAAGGATTCGCATTTCTCTGGATTATGAAAAGGGTCAAGTAGCCTTTTCAAATGCTGATACGGATGTCCCCATCTTCACTTTCCTGCCAGCCTCGTTCAAGGGAGAGAGAATCCACCTTTGGCTCTGGGTATGGGATAAAAAATCCTGGCTCAGGTTGTCTCCCTGA
- the MARCHF2 gene encoding E3 ubiquitin-protein ligase MARCHF2 isoform X3 translates to MGKRHLELPLRMLPFAVCTLPLQVPLWWGLDIALGFVSKVAFPVYYFKPWRSRAATLSSVRLQEEVCERSANDRLVTCQLPEICRCLPPEWLKDPGPRNEKRTLFCDMVCFLFITPLAAISGWLCLRGAQDHLQFNSRLEAIGLIALTIALFTIYVLWTLVSFRYHCQLYSEWRRTNQKVRLMIPASRSPHPVPHSLLSAKLLKKTADETTV, encoded by the exons ATGGGAAAACGTCACCTGGAGCTGCCGCTACGGATGCTCCCCTTCGCTGTGTGCACCCTGCCCCTGCAGGTGCCTCTCTGGTGGGGTTTGGACATAGCTCTgggttttgtttcaaaagttgcttttcctgtttattaTTTCAAACCGTGGCGAAGCCGTGCTGCTACTCTGTCGTCAgtgaggctgcaggaggaggtcTGCGAGCGGAGTGCCAACGACAGGCTCGTTACCTGCCAGCTACCGGAGATTTGTCGGTGCCTGCCGCCAGAA TGGCTGAAGGATCCTGGTCCCCGCAATGAGAAGAGGACCCTCTTCTGTGACATGGTGTGTTTCCTGTTCATTACTCCTCTGGCAGCAATCTCCGGCTGGCTGTGTCTTCGTGGAGCCCAGGATCATTTGCAGTTCAACAGCCGACTGGAGGCCATTGGACTCATAGCACTAACTATAGCACTTTTTACAATCTACGTCCTTTGGACGCTG GTCTCGTTCCGCTACCACTGCCAGCTGTACTCGGAGTGGCGAAGGACCAACCAGAAAGTCCGCCTGATGATCCCGGCCTCGCGGAGCCCTCACCCCGTGCCCCACTCCCTGCTCTCCGCCAAGCTCCTGAAGAAGACCGCGGACGAGACCACCGTCTGA
- the LOC106045670 gene encoding butyrophilin subfamily 1 member A1-like isoform X4: MHFLSFFHYFVTCVTMLLIHKPEADGFAVPASSHPVLAAVGGAAVLPCCLHLGASARPSEVSWLRMPRSSLVHHYCEQKGQDKEQTPEYRGRTELLMHRIRQGCMDLRLSAVRPSDEGQYTCVVRSGISDKEARLELKVTAMGSAPHISMENIQGGIRIVCRSSGWYPEPQVLWRDSSHQHIPSETENRSRDARGLFEAQSTLLVMGSTPKDLSCVVRNTYLNEEKETAFQMSDFLQGAYPGVVVPGVILTVFGVIGFIAYLLKIKGWRRFADKLGKACHSGGAQCWTSFLAKAAGFKPDSGSRHSSPLAAPLKGW, translated from the exons ATGCATTTTCTTTCGTTTTTCCATTACTTTGTTACGTGCGTCACGATGCTCCTCATTCACAAGCCAGAGGCAG ATGGGTTTGCAGTGCCAGCATCCAGTCACCCTGTCCTTGCTGCTGTGGGgggggctgctgtgctgccctgctgccttcaCCTGGGGGCGAGCGCTCGGCCCTCAGAGGTGAGCTGGCTCCGGATGCCGCGCTCGTCACTTGTGCATCACTACTGCGAGCAGAAGGGCCAGGACAAGGAGCAGACTCCAGAGTACCGAGGCAGGACAGAACTGCTGATGCACCGCATCCGCCAGGGCTGCATGGATTTGAGGCTTTCTGCTGTCCGACCCTCCGATGAGGGGCAGTACACCTGCGTGGTTCGTAGTGGCATCAGCGACAAAGAAGCTCGGCTGGAACTGAAGGTGACAG CCATGGGGTCTGCTCCTCATATCTCCATGGAGAATATCCAAGGAGGCATCAGAATTGTGTGTCGATCATCAGGTTGGTACCCAGAGCCCCAGGTCCTGTGGAGAGATTCCAGCCATCAGCACATACCTTCAGAGACTGAAAACCGATCCCGGGACGCAAGGGGCCTTTTTGAAGCACAGAGCACCCTCCTTGTCATGGGAAGTACTCCAAAGGACTTGTCCTGTGTGGTGAGGAACACGTACCTCAACGAAGAAAAGGAAACTGCTTTTCAAATGTCAG ACTTTTTACAAGGAGCCTATCCAGGCGTGGTTGTTCCAGGTGTGATCCTGACAGTGTTTGGTGTCATTGGCTTCATTGCTTATCTGTTGAAGATCAAAG ggtGGAGGAGATTTGCAGACAAACTAGGAAAAG CTTGTCATTCAGGAGGTGCTCAGTGTTGGACATCCTTCCTGGCCAAGGCAGCTGGATT CAAACCTGACTCTGGATCCAGACACAGCTCACCCCTGGCTGCTCCTCTCAAAGGATGGTAA
- the LOC106045670 gene encoding butyrophilin subfamily 1 member A1-like isoform X1 — MHFLSFFHYFVTCVTMLLIHKPEADGFAVPASSHPVLAAVGGAAVLPCCLHLGASARPSEVSWLRMPRSSLVHHYCEQKGQDKEQTPEYRGRTELLMHRIRQGCMDLRLSAVRPSDEGQYTCVVRSGISDKEARLELKVTAMGSAPHISMENIQGGIRIVCRSSGWYPEPQVLWRDSSHQHIPSETENRSRDARGLFEAQSTLLVMGSTPKDLSCVVRNTYLNEEKETAFQMSDFLQGAYPGVVVPGVILTVFGVIGFIAYLLKIKGWRRFADKLGKANLTLDPDTAHPWLLLSKDGKGVRWGAEWQKRPEGPERFDTWCCVLGYEGFTSGQHTWEVTVDSAKSWGVGLARASLQRKGRIPLSPQEGLWAVVKLDKVFRALTSPECTPLPLTCIPRRIRISLDYEKGQVAFSNADTDVPIFTFLPASFKGERIHLWLWVWDKKSWLRLSP; from the exons ATGCATTTTCTTTCGTTTTTCCATTACTTTGTTACGTGCGTCACGATGCTCCTCATTCACAAGCCAGAGGCAG ATGGGTTTGCAGTGCCAGCATCCAGTCACCCTGTCCTTGCTGCTGTGGGgggggctgctgtgctgccctgctgccttcaCCTGGGGGCGAGCGCTCGGCCCTCAGAGGTGAGCTGGCTCCGGATGCCGCGCTCGTCACTTGTGCATCACTACTGCGAGCAGAAGGGCCAGGACAAGGAGCAGACTCCAGAGTACCGAGGCAGGACAGAACTGCTGATGCACCGCATCCGCCAGGGCTGCATGGATTTGAGGCTTTCTGCTGTCCGACCCTCCGATGAGGGGCAGTACACCTGCGTGGTTCGTAGTGGCATCAGCGACAAAGAAGCTCGGCTGGAACTGAAGGTGACAG CCATGGGGTCTGCTCCTCATATCTCCATGGAGAATATCCAAGGAGGCATCAGAATTGTGTGTCGATCATCAGGTTGGTACCCAGAGCCCCAGGTCCTGTGGAGAGATTCCAGCCATCAGCACATACCTTCAGAGACTGAAAACCGATCCCGGGACGCAAGGGGCCTTTTTGAAGCACAGAGCACCCTCCTTGTCATGGGAAGTACTCCAAAGGACTTGTCCTGTGTGGTGAGGAACACGTACCTCAACGAAGAAAAGGAAACTGCTTTTCAAATGTCAG ACTTTTTACAAGGAGCCTATCCAGGCGTGGTTGTTCCAGGTGTGATCCTGACAGTGTTTGGTGTCATTGGCTTCATTGCTTATCTGTTGAAGATCAAAG ggtGGAGGAGATTTGCAGACAAACTAGGAAAAG CAAACCTGACTCTGGATCCAGACACAGCTCACCCCTGGCTGCTCCTCTCAAAGGATGGTAAAGGCGTGAGATGGGGAGCAGAGTGGCAAAAGCGGCCTGAAGGACCTGAGAGGTTTGATACATGGTGTTGTGTGCTGGGCTACGAGGGCTTCACTTCTGGGCAGCACACCTGGGAGGTCACCGTGGACAGTGCAAAGAGCTGGGGCGTGGGACTTGCCAGGGCCTCTCTGCAGAGGAAGGGACGGATCCCACTCAGCCCCCAGGAGGGGCTCTGGGCTGTGGTGAAGCTGGACAAAGTTTTTCGGGCTCTGACGTCCCCTGAATGCACCCCACTGCCACTGACCTGCATCCCAAGAAGGATTCGCATTTCTCTGGATTATGAAAAGGGTCAAGTAGCCTTTTCAAATGCTGATACGGATGTCCCCATCTTCACTTTCCTGCCAGCCTCGTTCAAGGGAGAGAGAATCCACCTTTGGCTCTGGGTATGGGATAAAAAATCCTGGCTCAGGTTGTCTCCCTGA
- the LOC106045670 gene encoding butyrophilin subfamily 1 member A1-like isoform X3, giving the protein MHFLSFFHYFVTCVTMLLIHKPEAAMGSAPHISMENIQGGIRIVCRSSGWYPEPQVLWRDSSHQHIPSETENRSRDARGLFEAQSTLLVMGSTPKDLSCVVRNTYLNEEKETAFQMSDFLQGAYPGVVVPGVILTVFGVIGFIAYLLKIKGWRRFADKLGKANLTLDPDTAHPWLLLSKDGKGVRWGAEWQKRPEGPERFDTWCCVLGYEGFTSGQHTWEVTVDSAKSWGVGLARASLQRKGRIPLSPQEGLWAVVKLDKVFRALTSPECTPLPLTCIPRRIRISLDYEKGQVAFSNADTDVPIFTFLPASFKGERIHLWLWVWDKKSWLRLSP; this is encoded by the exons ATGCATTTTCTTTCGTTTTTCCATTACTTTGTTACGTGCGTCACGATGCTCCTCATTCACAAGCCAGAGGCAG CCATGGGGTCTGCTCCTCATATCTCCATGGAGAATATCCAAGGAGGCATCAGAATTGTGTGTCGATCATCAGGTTGGTACCCAGAGCCCCAGGTCCTGTGGAGAGATTCCAGCCATCAGCACATACCTTCAGAGACTGAAAACCGATCCCGGGACGCAAGGGGCCTTTTTGAAGCACAGAGCACCCTCCTTGTCATGGGAAGTACTCCAAAGGACTTGTCCTGTGTGGTGAGGAACACGTACCTCAACGAAGAAAAGGAAACTGCTTTTCAAATGTCAG ACTTTTTACAAGGAGCCTATCCAGGCGTGGTTGTTCCAGGTGTGATCCTGACAGTGTTTGGTGTCATTGGCTTCATTGCTTATCTGTTGAAGATCAAAG ggtGGAGGAGATTTGCAGACAAACTAGGAAAAG CAAACCTGACTCTGGATCCAGACACAGCTCACCCCTGGCTGCTCCTCTCAAAGGATGGTAAAGGCGTGAGATGGGGAGCAGAGTGGCAAAAGCGGCCTGAAGGACCTGAGAGGTTTGATACATGGTGTTGTGTGCTGGGCTACGAGGGCTTCACTTCTGGGCAGCACACCTGGGAGGTCACCGTGGACAGTGCAAAGAGCTGGGGCGTGGGACTTGCCAGGGCCTCTCTGCAGAGGAAGGGACGGATCCCACTCAGCCCCCAGGAGGGGCTCTGGGCTGTGGTGAAGCTGGACAAAGTTTTTCGGGCTCTGACGTCCCCTGAATGCACCCCACTGCCACTGACCTGCATCCCAAGAAGGATTCGCATTTCTCTGGATTATGAAAAGGGTCAAGTAGCCTTTTCAAATGCTGATACGGATGTCCCCATCTTCACTTTCCTGCCAGCCTCGTTCAAGGGAGAGAGAATCCACCTTTGGCTCTGGGTATGGGATAAAAAATCCTGGCTCAGGTTGTCTCCCTGA
- the LOC106045669 gene encoding E3 ubiquitin-protein ligase TRIM7-like yields the protein MLVSSMEVEEMETLANEVEERSGRADVTLDPNTANPFLILADDGRDVRRGDTWTPLPDNPERFDTEPCVLGGRGFTAGQHCWEVEVAEGGDWWAAGVARESVRRKGVLSFTPEEGIWAVGQWFGQYHAFTDPDWTPLHLAQVPRAVQVSLDLVGRQVAFADAENEAPIFAFCLASCPEERLHPWLWVGMDSRLRLCP from the exons ATGCTGGTGTCCAGTATGGAGGTAGAAGAGATGGAGACCCTGGCCAATGAGGTGGAGGAGAGGAGTGGAAGAG CGGATGTGACCCTGGACCCAAACACTGCCAACCCCTTCCTCATCCTGGCTGATGATGGGCGAGACGTGAGGCGCGGGGACACGTGGACGCCGCTGCCCGACAACCCCGAGCGGTTCGACACGGAGCCCTGCgtgctggggggccggggttTCACTGCggggcagcactgctgggaggtggaggtggccGAGGGGGGCGACTGGTGGGCTGCGGGGGTCGCCCGGGAGTCTGTCAGGAGGAAGGGGGTCCTCAGTTTTACCCCCGAGGAGGGGATCTGGGCCGTGGGGCAGTGGTTTGGACAGTACCACGCTTTTACTGACCCTGACTGGACACCCCTGCACCTTGCCCAGGTGCCCAGGGCCGTCCAGGTCTCTTTGGACTTGGTGGGCAGGCAGGTGGCGTTTGCTGATGCTGAAAACGAAGCCCCgatctttgctttctgcctggCTTCATGTCCTGAGGAGAGGCTACACCCGTGGCTCTGGGTGGGAATGGACTCACGCCTCAGGCTGTGCCCCTGA